The window aaaatcTTTTACATTTTGATAAGACCAACgagtaaataaaaattgaaagaacCTGTCTATTCTACCGTTCTTGCTTTTCTCCGTCAGGAGAATTATACAGGAGCTTCCATGATCTCACTGTTACAACTACAAACTTCTATGATATGATCGCATACAGCTTTGTATATGTACTATATATATGATTGCGGTTGATATTTTGCTTATTAATCTTTAGATAATTAGAATTTGTTACATAGAGAACTATAATGAACACTAATTCATTGTGAATGTCTCAAAAATTTCTTCTCCAAGATAAACTTAACAGTTAATTTTGTGTATTGTTCTTAAAGAGTAACGATAATGAACACATTCATTGTGAAtgtctaaaaaaatacaaagatgCAAATTGAAGTTTGAAAAATACAGCAGCGACTAATTGGAGTAATAATATTCTAGGGAAAACCAATAATTCTGTTGAGTCCCtcaaagaagaaaggagaattAGTTAACTTGGGAGGTGAGTTCCCTTGTCGCAGATATTCCTCCAACATCTCTTTTGTGGACCTCGCGGACAAGGGGTGAAAATGGGAACCCCACTCTGCAAGAAACGCTTTCACGAGAACCAATTTCTCGTCATCATCCATATAGGTCCATTTGTGTTGGGCCTGGTCTTCGTCGAGGCCCATGTACTCGCAGAGTTCTCCGAAGAGGAGCTTTCTGCTCTTGCGCATGGCCTCCTCCGCCATCACCGAATGCGCATTCATTCTGGCGGCCCTCGCCGCCAACTCCGATGCCAGGGATGCGTCGTTGATGCCGCCCTCTCCGCCGCCGGTGCAGTTGATTCGTCGGATGGTGAGTTTGTGGGTGGAGAGAGCGACGGGGGAGGTGGTGGAGATTGAGAAGAAAGGGGAAATAACGTGAATCCTGAGAGCCATTTGGATGGATTGGATTGGTATCTTTTTTGTTCTGTAATGATCAAATCGGAGGTTGCAGGTATCCCAACCAAGCCTACAACAAAATAGTGAAGGACTGAAGGTTACGTTTCCTTTCTGCATATATACAAACAAATTAGTCTTTACGCACTTTttagttttcactttttatgacaccatttctatatttattattagttaaaaattagtaggtaaaaaaatttcaaaacagaTTTATTGATATTTCTCGGTTAACGGATCTCTTTTATGActctattattttaataaataaatattttagtaaataataaaatgtgttaAAGAAAAGTATGATACTAATACAGtaatactgtttttttttttttactgaatactAATACTGTTATTAAGTGCATTTTAAAGGATGTGTTATAAAATATACTgttaataatttctaatatataatagtaataatacatgaatatcatataaaaattagttaggactatatcaacaaaattattcatgacatttttataaattcttCTAACTTGGTTTTAGTAACTTATGCgataaaatttatgaatgttTACTTCACAAAAAGATATTAATAatgttcagtaaaaaaaaagatattaataatattataaaaaaattgaattaatgcAATTAAACCATTTATCCAAAACATCTTTAAATTTCAGAATGATATTTGAAAACAGTTTAATTTGGATTGTGTTGAGCCTTCAGCCAAGtaaaattgttgttgtattttaataagttaattatggaagttattaaattaaacaCGTTTATAAATGGTGGGAAACTAAGCTCAAATTTACAAGCTCCTACTAGTCAGCGCCATAAACATGAACATGAGCATGATCACAGTGGCTGTATATTGCAGCATCTCATCTTTTCCCTCTTCTCTACGCTTTCGCCGCCGCGCATTTCCACacctttctctttctcctccttCCGCTCTCTGCTTCTCCGGTACTCACTCACATCtcatttccttttccttttcttccaaTGCGGTCGCAAATTTCGCTTTCCGTCGtttatgtttgtgtgtgtgaaaaATCACGTTTAGGTTACATTCGTTATAAGAACACAAGATCTACCGAAGCAGCATCCAACGAATtaggaaaataaattgaataattgCAACCTATCAATTTGCTTAAACTGTAACAATCTACCGACAATTGATGCACTGTGCGTTGATCTAGACTTCCTGCAATGGTTCTAGTTCTCAATGTGCTTCCCTGTGCATAACTCGTTATTTGGTGAATTATCAGTTCGGATCTTATTAtagcaatttttgtttttctattgttgctaACTTGCTATCGTTTGGATTCTGATGCTATATTACTTTTATTTCCCGTTCTGTTCTGTTGCGTGAATGTTTGCTAGGTTTGTCAGAGAATATTgatagtggtggtggtggtagtggtGGTCCATGTATCTTTCCATTGAACCGTTGCAAAACCATTCACCTGGTTAGTATTGAAATTGAACTCACTTTTTCAGTAAACACACTGTCTGTATCTGGTGTGGACTTGAAGCTGCTATGTTATGTATTTCATTACTAAGCACATTTAAGATTGTATGCAAATCAAGGCATTGCCAACTTATAAGACACGCATCCAGGTGAGGCATGGACAAGGGATCCACAATGTGGAGGGAGATAAGGACTACAATGCATATATGAAGCCTGAATATTTTGATGCACATCTTACGCCACTAGGCTGGCAAGAGGTAGTAAAGCACCGCAGCTTATTGTGTGAAACATGTTTGGAAAGGATAAGCTTACATGAGTCAAGATGTAGTTTAGAGATGGAAAAGACTGTTTAGTCTTGTGAATGTGTGATAATCTTTTGCTTATGATAGGTTGACAGTTTGCGTAAGGATGTTCATGATTCTGGGCTTATGAAGAGGATTGATCTGGTCATAGCATCTCCTTTATTGAGGTATCAATACCTGTGTGCTTCTTTAGTGACTCAAATGCTTTATATGGATTGAGAAACTGTTTGTCTCTATTTCTTGCATGAGTACTTAATTCTAAAATCTTGTACAGAATAACTGCTGAAGATCAGGAAATCATTCTTTTCCCACTTTCACAAATTTCCAATATCAAGTAGATTTGGCatgctttttctttcttttacttgtGATTGGCTTTGACCTTCTTCAAGTTTTCTGTGAACTTTTTTGTGTTTGGAAACACTGCTAGTTTGCAATGGCTGATAAAGGTATCCTATGTTTATGTTTGTTGTCTCTTCTTTCTGCAACATGATCAGCTTTTACCGATTGATGAATGTGATAGACTATGGTAGTGTGTCTGATTACTATGAAGCAACATCAGATGGGCAATCTTTAATTTGCACATTTTGAACATTGGTGTGACTTAATCATGTAAATAAAACATGTGCAGCAACTCAGCAAGTCCATGGATCTGGTATATTATCTTTCAGGTAAAAAATATtgcttaaaaatataattgctagctaataaaatggaaaatatttttgtcttgGAAACAATTCAATTCAAAAGAGTGTTCTCTATGTATGAGCTATGTTGGTCCGATGGTAAATTAATGTTACCAGGATTTAGATTATCAAATCTGTGAACCCAGTTGTAAGTTGTAAATCATTAAAATGCTAGCTTAAAGTCTCTCCCTGCTCATGGTTCATGGGGGCAATGTGGGTCTCTTTAGTATCAAATCAAAACTATATGCACACTGAAAATTATTTGGATTAGTGACGCTTCATTTATTCAAGTCTATCTATTTACTGCACTAACTTGTTCCTGTTACGTAGTGTCTTCATGAATGAGGTTGCATTAATTGAAAAAAGCTGAGTTGGGAGGGTTTTGCAAGTTATCCATATTCTGGGTTTATGTAGTTTATATTGGAATGTGTTTCTTATGAATTGTTTGAAATAACTTACAACGAAAGGTTTTAGGACTCTACAAACTGCTGTTGGGGTGTTTGGAGGTGAGAGCTACACAGATATAACAGATGTGCTACCTCTTATGGTGGAAAATGCAGGAAACAGCAATCGTGCTGCAATTTCAAGTCTGAATTGCCCTCCAATTGTTGCTGTTGAACTTTGTCGGGAACATTTGGTATGTGATTTTATAAtctgaacattttttttatctattgacACAAAACATTCTTCTAGGAGACAGTTTACATAATTACATATCATATCGCTATGTGTGCAAGAGTGAAACTTAAATTACCTTCACAACATGGGCAAGTGTTAGAAAATGGATATCTTGTAATTAAAAGGAGGCAGGAATTTTAAGACAGCACACAAATGTATAACTTTACACAACTccactttattttcatttttttttttgcacagcaaaaatcaagtagtattatatataaatcagTACTAGAGGTACTGAGGAAAACAGCATATGATTACAATGGCAAAACTATGCCAAACCCCACTACATTAGAACAAAATACCCAGCAgttgaagaaaaagaacaacAATAACCCCTAGGACATTTCCTCCTGCAAGCTACTagaccattgattaaaatgaataagaaaatcTTTGTCTATTCCTTTTAACCAAGACCAAGTATGGAATAGAGCTTCGTCCATGACTTTTTCGGGATTGAAAATCTGGTTTTTAAAAACCAAGAGATTTCTATGCTTCCAAATCGTCATGGAGAGATTTTAAGACATGAATTTCAAATTAttgctcatcttcttctactcttAATGTTTGTCTGCTATAATCCCCTTTGAAAAAACGATAATCCTAATTATATTGTTTTCTAACTCTATTAGTCTGTTTGACGCATAGTTTTAGTCTAGCTAGCTAGGCCACAATTTTGAGGCTTGCAGACATAACGGAAAAGCTTGACAAACTTTAGCCAAATAGCAGTTGTTGTTAGtgggcatttttttttatccataggaATTAAACACAATACTAGGAGGTTTACAACACTCACACACCCTGCTCAACCAACTAAGCTGGATCCCTTGGTTAGTAGGCATTTACACAAGttgaataaaatgttttttattttttatttctaataaagaCTTGAATGAAACACAAATGTGCAGTATCCTGTACAATAATATGGTCTGAATTCTGAACAGCAATTGtgaaacaatttttatataagcTTCCTAAGCTTGTTATTGATTTCTTTGTGTTTTCTCATGCAGGGAGTTCGTCCCTGCGACAAAAGGAGAAGCATCAGCGAGTATCAATCCCTATTTCCTGCAATTGATTTTTCACTGGCAAGTACCTAAATTTTATCATGCTACGCACCCTTGTGGTTTATGATTTTGTTGACGACGGCTAACATTTTTCGTTAGCTGTACAAAAAATCGGgtctaattataatttgttcTGTTTGGGTTTTTACCAagtcactttttcttttcttcccagATTGATAGTAATGAGGATACTTGGTGGAAGGCCGATGTTAGAGAGACAAAGGAAGAACTTGCAGCCAGAGGGCGGAAGTTCATGAACTGGTATGATTTAGTTACTGGGAAATGTtagtttttatactttttgtttCCCCTGGGCTTTACTTAGCCCAACCAACTCCTttaacacccccccccccccccattgcTAGATTAGACTTGACTACTAGAATACTAGATCCAACCTAAGAAATATTATCAGCTATACTGGAAATTGGTTTCAAATATGCTGGGTTCATTTCTGAGACtcttaactttatttttcacCTCTTCACAGGTTGGGGACAAGAAAAGAGAAGGAGATAGCAATTGTGACGCATAGAGCATTGTTGTTGCATACTCTTAGTGCCTTTGGAAATTACAGCCATCCCTTGGAGAAGAAAGAATTATCAAAGCCGTAAGTTTTCCGATGCCTTGCATGTATATTAACATCCTTTTGAGCCAACAGAGTTGATTATTTatgtgactctttttaaatgaatacatctttcttcatgaaTTATATAAATACAATTTAGTCCATAAAGAAAGTACTTATTACTCCCCGCTGTTTTCGGGTCTTGCATACTGTTTCATGCGGTGCCTAAATTATTAAACTTGGGATTACGTTCTTGTAACTGGCACTGTGATATGTTCAGTGGtatccttcctttttttttttttttaaggcaaatatcatatatatttaattgacCGGCTCCAATAATATTTTTGCAGCTTTGCCAACTGCGAGCTTCGCTCCATGGTCATCGTTGATTGGTATGAACACAATCTAAACAACTTTAAGAGCTCCCTTGCACCTCAGTCGGggtttttatgatttattatcaACTTGTAGTGTGACGGATAGGAGGCGTTAACCATAAAAAATTAGACAAGATGCCTTCATGAAGGACCTCTCCTCTAGTGATGTTGCGCATGAAAACGCcgaggaaaaataaaaggttCTGTAGATATTTCATCGTGACTCAGGAAATCTAGCAtcattatttcaaatttcacaaattaTGCTTCTCGTCTGTTACAGGAAATATTTTATATGGAATACTTGTCCAACAAAGTATTCTCTACTAAGGATACACGAATCTCAGTTATTACAACATACATTGACATGGTCATATGGTATTCGTTcgtgtttattaataattataaagacTGATAGTAGGTTATACTTAACGAACAGCAGAATGTGGTAAATATGGAATATAATTCaatagataacaaaaaaaatattctctttACCAATGCTGAACATTCTGTTTCAGTAgcaaatattcttatttttgaaGTTATTAAGAAGCTCCTTCTATTGACAATGGGCACGTTACCTTCGCCCATGATTTTCTAAATAGTGTTTCATTTTgtctttaaattattactattctTATCTGTGAAATCATAAATCCTTTGAAGAACCAAGGATGAAAGCACACAGCATTTGCTAAATGGATAGCGATTTCCAAATGATAAAACAGCAAAGGCTCGGGCCACTTATAAACCGTAACCAGCAAGAATATCTTAGCTTCATTTAGCCTTCAGAACATCATAGTATGACACGGGTTTTTTCTTCGACTCACCACAGAGTTTCTGAATAAATTAGGTAGAACTTTTACCAAAAGAAatgatcataataataataatagaaagagTGACAAAATAAGTTATATATCAGACATAAACAGTGGTGAGGAACTTTATAGGAGTAGCACTTTTTACATTTATGCAAGACAAATATACGTACCTCCACTTCAGCGGCTACACGCAGAATAGTAGCTTCCGCCCATGGTCGACCCATTATTTGCAAGCCTATTGGAAGTCCTTCTTTATCGTAACCAACCTATAGACAAAACATgctaattaaatgaataaacagTATAGGATAAGTGTCCAGTTTGGATTAACTTCTAGTTTATCGAAACTTTTCAATtcagataaaatatttgattcctAACTTACAAAACAGTCcttgtaaatttattattaaaagtttaaGTTGATTTCAACTTATCtaagtgtaatttattttactttgttgattcattttttttccttctgtaAATACTTGTTGagaaatttattcaaacttACTAGATATCGTTCTATTAACAGTAACCATGGCATTTAACTCAAGTGCTCTTCAGAACAAAATAACAAACACTATTCGTAACTGATTCACTTCACTCTCACTCACCGGGACAGAAATGGAAGGGAATCCCAAAAGATTTGCAGGAACAACGAACTGCATAAGGTTAGCTGGTAAAGAAGCTTTGAGTTAACATATATGAAGAGATAAGTTATTACATAATAGGAAGAGTTGTAATCATGGCATGACATTTTACTTAAGAGTTAGATCGGTCATGAATGATAATGTTCtaataagaaaaaacaaatcaagAGATCAGGGTCTCGATACAGATCCAATCCAAAACTTTTAACGATGTTTTGTGCTAAGGCTATTTATTGTTAGAAAAATCATCCACATGACATCTTTTGATTTGAAAACTTTATAACAAGGACATAAGCAACTTGATTTGATACTTTTGATATTGTTTTCcaatcaaaattacaatttcacCTCAGTAACTTTTAAGGTCCACATTAAAAGTTAGAatttgagggcgagccctggtgcagcggtaaagttgtgccttggtgacttgttggtcatgggttcgaatccggaaacagcctctttgcatatgcaagggtaaggctgcgtacaacatccctcccccataccttcgcatagcgaagagcctccgggCAATGGGATACGAAgtttattaaaagttagaatTTGTTACTGAGatgaaatatcaattttaattggAGAACACCGccaaaaatactttaaaaaaatttaccttGTCCTTTTATATTATCAGAGTGCACAAGTAACAATTGTATGTGACATTGGATATAATgttaattacaaatttacaatgctGCACTAAGAAAAATACTCTGAAGCTGCAACTTAAAGGTGAAGCT of the Glycine max cultivar Williams 82 chromosome 13, Glycine_max_v4.0, whole genome shotgun sequence genome contains:
- the LOC102665973 gene encoding uncharacterized protein, with amino-acid sequence MALRIHVISPFFSISTTSPVALSTHKLTIRRINCTGGGEGGINDASLASELAARAARMNAHSVMAEEAMRKSRKLLFGELCEYMGLDEDQAQHKWTYMDDDEKLVLVKAFLAEWGSHFHPLSARSTKEMLEEYLRQGNSPPKLTNSPFFFEGLNRIIGFP
- the LOC100801023 gene encoding phosphoglycerate mutase-like protein 1-like isoform X2 → MNMSMITVAVYCSISSFPSSLRFRRRAFPHLSLSPPSALCFSGLSENIDSGGGGSGGPCIFPLNRCKTIHLVDSLRKDVHDSGLMKRIDLVIASPLLRTLQTAVGVFGGESYTDITDVLPLMVENAGNSNRAAISSLNCPPIVAVELCREHLGVRPCDKRRSISEYQSLFPAIDFSLIDSNEDTWWKADVRETKEELAARGRKFMNWLGTRKEKEIAIVTHRALLLHTLSAFGNYSHPLEKKELSKPFANCELRSMVIVDWYEHNLNNFKSSLAPQSGFL
- the LOC100801023 gene encoding phosphoglycerate mutase-like protein 1-like isoform X1, producing the protein MNMSMITVAVYCSISSFPSSLRFRRRAFPHLSLSPPSALCFSGLSENIDSGGGGSGGPCIFPLNRCKTIHLVRHGQGIHNVEGDKDYNAYMKPEYFDAHLTPLGWQEVDSLRKDVHDSGLMKRIDLVIASPLLRTLQTAVGVFGGESYTDITDVLPLMVENAGNSNRAAISSLNCPPIVAVELCREHLGVRPCDKRRSISEYQSLFPAIDFSLIDSNEDTWWKADVRETKEELAARGRKFMNWLGTRKEKEIAIVTHRALLLHTLSAFGNYSHPLEKKELSKPFANCELRSMVIVDWYEHNLNNFKSSLAPQSGFL
- the LOC100801023 gene encoding Phosphoglycerate mutase-like protein 1-like (The RefSeq protein has 1 substitution compared to this genomic sequence), which translates into the protein MNMSMITVAVNCSISSFPSSLRFRRRAFPHLSLSPPSALCFSGLSENIDSGGGGSGGPCIFPLNRCKTIHLVRHGQGIHNVEGDKDYNAYMKPEYFDAHLTPLGWQEVDSLRKDVHDSGLMKRIDLVIASPLLRTLQTAVGVFGGESYTDITDVLPLMVENAGNSNRAAISSLNCPPIVAVELCREHLGVRPCDKRRSISEYQSLFPAIDFSLIDSNEDTWWKADVRETKEELAARGRKFMNWLGTRKEKEIAIVTHRALLLHTLSAFGNYSHPLEKKELSKPFANCELRSMVIVDCVTDRRR